Proteins from a single region of Sandaracinaceae bacterium:
- a CDS encoding NADH:flavin oxidoreductase codes for MSADYAKCFAPAQVRGLTLRNRLIKAATFEGMTPGGVPTAALTRMHRRLGEGGIALTNIGYCAAESDGRIDDNMMYMHEGVRAPLERLITEVHETGAAVMGQLGHAGTFTKNPLFKGQRPLGPSRAFSPIGITVGRALAVAMTTDQIRERVRVFGRAAAFMKSVGFDAIEVHFGHGYGISQFISPLTNKRKDAYGGALHNRMRFALEVLAEVRAAVGDDFPLFGKISMTDGVPGGVSYEDSLEIAALLERGGLDVIICSGGTSSFNPMLLFRGTNIRDGIMRTQKSAFMKLGVKLAGGMLFKDYPYEELFFLEHARRIRERVSCGVCYVGGATNGPSFEALMAEGFDFVQLGRALLYDPDLPKHAAADPSYVNGCSHCNECAVLIEDPDGIRCVERPDNFA; via the coding sequence ATGAGCGCAGACTACGCCAAGTGCTTCGCCCCCGCCCAGGTGCGTGGCCTGACCCTCCGCAATCGCCTCATCAAGGCCGCTACGTTCGAGGGCATGACCCCCGGGGGGGTGCCCACCGCGGCGCTCACGCGCATGCACCGTCGCCTGGGCGAAGGAGGCATCGCGCTCACCAACATCGGATACTGCGCGGCGGAGTCGGACGGGCGCATCGACGACAACATGATGTACATGCACGAGGGGGTGCGGGCGCCGCTCGAGCGCTTGATCACCGAGGTGCACGAAACGGGCGCGGCTGTCATGGGCCAGCTGGGGCACGCGGGGACGTTCACCAAGAACCCGCTGTTCAAGGGCCAGCGCCCCCTCGGGCCTTCGCGGGCGTTCAGTCCCATTGGGATCACGGTGGGTCGCGCGCTGGCGGTGGCGATGACCACCGACCAGATCCGCGAGCGCGTGCGCGTGTTCGGGCGGGCTGCGGCGTTCATGAAGTCCGTGGGCTTCGACGCCATCGAGGTGCACTTCGGTCACGGCTACGGCATCAGTCAGTTCATCAGCCCGCTGACCAACAAGCGCAAGGACGCGTACGGTGGCGCGCTGCACAACCGCATGCGCTTCGCGCTCGAGGTGCTGGCCGAGGTGCGCGCGGCGGTGGGCGACGACTTCCCGCTGTTCGGAAAGATCAGCATGACCGACGGCGTGCCCGGCGGCGTCAGCTACGAGGACTCGCTCGAGATCGCGGCCTTGCTCGAGCGCGGCGGGCTCGACGTGATCATCTGCAGCGGCGGCACCAGCAGCTTCAACCCCATGTTGCTCTTCCGCGGCACCAACATCCGCGATGGCATCATGCGCACCCAGAAGAGCGCGTTCATGAAGCTGGGCGTGAAGCTCGCGGGCGGCATGCTGTTCAAGGACTACCCCTACGAGGAGCTGTTCTTTCTGGAGCACGCGCGCCGCATCCGTGAGCGCGTCAGCTGTGGGGTCTGCTACGTGGGGGGCGCTACCAACGGGCCCAGCTTCGAGGCGCTGATGGCCGAGGGCTTCGACTTCGTGCAGCTGGGGCGCGCGTTGCTGTACGACCCCGACCTGCCCAAGCACGCGGCGGCCGACCCGAGCTACGTGAACGGGTGCAGCCACTGCAACGAGTGCGCCGTGCTCATCGAGGATCCCGACGGGATTCGCTGCGTGGAGCGGCCCGACAACTTCGCGTGA